Genomic window (Lewinellaceae bacterium):
GCCGACTTCCTCCAGAAAATCTACTTCGAAGACGGATACGCGGCCTTCCCAGCCTCGTTTCAGCTTGTAGTTCGCTGCATTTCGCACGCAGCAGATGACATCGTGGCCTTCTTCCAGGAGGACGGGCAGCAATCGCTTTCCAATGTATCCGGTGGCGCCGGTGAGCAGGATGCGCATGTGATTGGTTTATGGATTAAACGGTGGAGTTCCACGAGTGTTCAGTCAGGAAAAATAGAACGCGGATTTTCACGGGTGCAGCGAGTTGACGCGAATTCTGCTTTACGCACCTATTCTTATTTATAGCCACCTGAAATCCACCACTCTTTCCTCTGGTTCGAGAAAATTTTTCTTACAAATTCTGGATCTTTGCCATAATTCAAAAGGAACCCTAATTCTTTATCAGTAGCTTTCAGGTAATTGAGGAGCTGGTTTTCATGATCTTCGCAAAGCTCTTTTGAAGCCTTCAACTCCAGGATGACCTTATTCTCAACGATGATGTCGGCGTAGTAATCCCCCACCACTTCTTCTTCGTAATGAACCCATATTTTCTTTTGCTGTTCCGCAAAAAGCCCTCGCTTTCTGAACTCGATCATCATAGCATTCTCATAAACCTTTTCGAGAAAGCCATAACCCAAGGCGTTGTAAACTTTGTAAAAAGACTGGATAATTTCTTTTGAAAGTGCGCTGTGTAACATGGCATGAAAATTTTGAAAGTGAATAATCAACTCATCTGGTTGGTTATTTCTCTCCACGCACTGGAATGAGCAAAATATGAAAATGCTCCGTTTGGTGCAACGGCTCTTGAAAAAAAATCAGGCCTTTTCATGGCAGATGACTCCCAAATCCGCGAAAATCCCTGCCGGCCATGCTGGCACAGCAGGCAGGCGCGTTCCATCACTCTGCGAACTCCCAAACCCGCGAAAACCCGCCGCATCCGCGAAAATCCGCGTCCCATCCCCTGCGAACTCCCAAACCCGCGAAAACCCGCCGCATCCGCGAAAATCCGCGTCCCATCCCCTGCGAACTCCCAAACCCGCGAAAACCCGCCCCATCCGCGAAAATCCGCGTCCCATCCCCTGCGAACTCCCAGACCCGCGAAAATCCGCCGCATCCGCGAAAATCCGCGTCCCATCCCCTGCGAACTCCCAAACCCGCGAAAATCCGCCGCATCCGCGAAAATCCGCGCCCCATCCCCTGCGAACTCCCAGACCCGCGAAAATCCGCCGCATCCGCGAAAATCCGCGTCCCATCCCCTGCGAACTCCCAAACCCGCGAAAATCCGCGTTCTATCCGCCTCATCCGCGTTCCATCCCCCCCTGCTCCCGCATCCTCACCATCGTCAATATCGTCCCGATCGCCACCGTCTCCCCCGTCTCATCATACACATCCACCAGCCATTTGACGACCCCCTTGCGCACATCCTCCTCGTCGCGCTTCTCCTGGGCGATCTTTTCCTTGCAACTGAACCGCACGCCGATCGTCATGCCGGCGTACACCGGTTTGGTGAAGCGAAACTCCTCGATGCCGTAATTCAGCAATACCGGCCCTTTGCGGCCGTCGACAAACAAGCCGGCGGCTTTCGACAGGATGTAGTACCCATGAGCCACCCGGCGCTCGAAGATGGTGCCCTCCAGGGAAGTCGAATCCACGTGCGCATAAAAATGATCGCCGCTCACATTGGCGAAGTTGATGATATCCGCCTCGGTTACGGTATGTTTGGCCGTGATGAGCGTCTCGCCGATCTCCAGGTCTTCGAAGTGCTGCCGGAAGGGATGGATGTCCTTCTCTTTGTAGCGGGCGCCCGCCTGATAAACATCCGTGACGGCAGTGATAAAGGTAGGATGGCCCTGAATAGCCGTGCGTTGCAGGTAGTGCTTGACGCCGCGCAGGCCGCCCATCTCTTCGCCTCCGCCGGCCCGGCCCGGGCCGCCGTGGGTAAGCATGGGCATGGGCGAGCCGTGGCCCGTGCTTTCCTTCGCGCTCAGTTGGTTAAGGATGAGGATGCGGCCGTGGTAGGGCGCCGCGCCCATCACGTAATTGCGGGCAATGCGCTCGTTGGCAGTGGCGATGGTGCTTACCAGCGAGCCTTTGCCCATATTGGCCAGCTCGATGGCCTCGCTTATCTTTTTGTAGGGCAGGATGGTGCTCACCGGGCCGAAAGCTTCGATGTGGTGGGTATTTTGTTTGTTGAAAGGGTCGTCGTTGACTAAAAGGATGGGCGAAAAGAAAGCCCCCTTATCCTTTTCCGCGCCAGTGACCTCGAAATTGTCCAGGTCGCCGTATACGATCCGGCTCTCGCCTGCCAGTTCCTGTACCCGGCGGCGCACCTCCTCCACCTGGCTGCGGCTTACCAGCGCGCCCATGCGGACGCCGTCCACGCCGGGGTCGCCGATGGTGGTGTTTTGCAGTTCACGGCTCAGGGCCAACTGCACATCCTCCACCATTTCATCGGGAACAATGATGCGGCGGATAGCCGTGCACTTCTGCCCGCACTTGACGGTCATCTCCCGCCGCACTTCCTTGATGAACAGGTCGAAGGTAGGCTTGCCCGGTTCGGCGTCTTCGCCCAAAACGGCGGCGTTGAGGCTGTCGGCCTCCATGTTGAACGGCACGGCGTTTTCGATGATCTGCGGGAGGCTCTTGAGCATCCGCCCCGTAGAAGCAGAGCCGGTAAAGGTGACTACATCCTGAGAAGTAACGGATTCGAGAATGCCGTGGCCGCTGCCGCACACCAATTGCAGCGCTCCTTCCGGCAGTATCCCGGAACCGGCGATGTCCCTAACCATGGCCTCGGTAAGGAAGGAGGTCAGCTCGGAAGGTTTCACGATGGCCGGCACGCCCGCCAGCAAGTTGACGGACAACTTCTCCAGCATGCCCCAGATGGGGAAGTTGAAGGCATTGATGTGGATGGCAACGCCGTGCTTCGGCACCATGATGTGGTGGCCGATGAAGGTGCCTTCTTTCGACAGGTTGACCGGGTCGCCGTCGACGTAAAACGGCTTATCCGGAAATTGCTTGCGCAGGCTGGCGTAGGCGAATAGCGTGCCGATGCCCCCGTCGATATCGATCCAGCTGTCGCCCTTGGTGGCACCGGTGCGGTAACTTGTCGCATAGTATTTTTTTCGAATATCGTAGAGGTGCAGGGCCAGTTTTTTGAGCATCAGCCCCCGCTCCCGGAAAGTCATCTGCCGGAGGTTGGGGCCGCCTACCTGGCGGGCGTAGCGCATCATGTCGGCGTAGTCGAGGCCTTCGCTGCCACAGGTGGCGATCAATTCCCCTGTAATGGCGTCGTATTGGGGGATGCCTTCGCCGTCGTGGGGGGCCCACTGGCCAAGGATGTAGTTGTGAAGTTTATCAGACATACTTGGGTTGCGGTTTATTCATTATTCCTTACAGGTTTCGCCCCAAAAGTACGGATAAAGGGCCGCTTTAACAAGGTCGGAAAATCTGGTATTTTCACTTTCCGTTTATTTCAAATAACTCATAATTTGCAATCCCTCCCAAATCCGTTAAATTTGGAAAAAAATTATCCATGTCGTTTTCCGATGAAATGCGCGAGCTGATCAGCAAAGGCAAAACCGAAGCCGCCCTGGACCAAACCGCTCAATGGCTGCAGGGGCGCGACGATGACCTTTCCAATACCTTGCTGCTCCTGCAAAGCCAGTGGAACCAGAACAAACGGAACGAGCGGATGGGCATTGTGTCCAGTGGCGACCTTAGCATAGCCCGCAACCGCATTATTCATGGCCTGCTCTCCATCCTGAGCGATGTGGAAGAGATGGAAAGGAATAACCCGGCTTTAAACCCAATTCCTCCTCCTACCCCTGAAGACAACCGCATTAAGGTGTTTATCAGCTATGCCCATAAGGATCGGGAATTTGTGGATAGGCTCAATGTGCACTTAGCTCCTTTGAAACGGGAGGAGATTGACCAGTGGGACGACTCCATGATCCTGCCTGGCACCACCTGGAATAAAAAGATCGAACGAAGACTTAAAGAAGCCAATATCATATTGCTGATGATCAGCCCGGATTTTATCAATTCGGAATTTATTTACGAAAGCGAACTGCCTATTGCACTACAGCGGCATCGGGAAGGAGCTGCCACTGTCATTCCGGTTATCCTCCGGCCTAGTCTTTGGGACAAAGAGGAGTTTGCAGGCATCCAAGCGTTACCTCAAGGCGCTCACCCTATTTCACTTTGGCCGAATGAAGACGAAGCTTTCTTGGATGTGGCTAAAGGACTGCGGCAAGTGGTGAATACAATTAGGAACAATCAGGAAAGTTAGTGTCTATTCTCCGGACCCTTTGCTTTCTTTTGCAATCCCAGAGAATGGCATCTCCACATCTTATTGCAAATTTGCCAGAGTACTGTACTGTAAATATCTCCATTTTCATTCTCCCAACATCGCCCTATTTCCTTCTTCTGCCAAATTATACCCCCCTTCCCTAACCCTCCGCGCCGCCGCCCCCTCCGCATCCAGCGCCGGATTCGTATGATTGAAATGAATAAAGCGCACCTTCGCCCGCTCCTCCGCCGGCAAGCTGCCGAACAGGGACAGGCTCTCCTCGATAAAGGGATGCGGTATCTCGCTCATATCCCGGCCGGGAATCTCGCCGTTGGCGAAGAAGGTGCCATCCAGGAAGGCAACATCCACCTGCCGGATGAGTTCCCGGATGTCCCGCTCCCACAACTGCCATTTGTCGATATCCGGAATATAGAGGGCTTTCCGGGCCGGGCCTTCGATGAGGAAACCTACCGTTTCGGAGTATTCGTCGCGGTGCGGTACCAGGAAAGGGGTGATATGGAGAGTGGGCGAGAGGGTGAGGGTGCTGTCGGCGGACAGGGTCCGGAGTTCGATGTTGCGGAGCTGTACGAGCTGTTCCCAGGGGCCGTTGTTTTCCAGGAAGGCCCGCATCCGCGGCATGGCATAAACCGGTACGGCCTTTGCCCCCATCGCCTCCCGCCCCAGGTGCATCAGGCCGGTGTAGTGGCCCATGTGGGCGTGGGTGAGCAGGATGCCAGACAGTTGCCCATAGGGTTCCATCTCGTGCAGTTGCTCCCGGAAATCGGGCGTGGCGTCGATGAGCCAGAAGCGGCCGGCGGCGGGGTCGGCCAGGGCCAGGCAGCTGGCTTTGCGAGGCGGCAACTCCCCTTCCCAGGCCTTCCGGCAGCAGTCTTTCCGGCAATCCGCCTGCGGGTAGCCGGCGTCCTGCGCGATGCCCAGGACGAGGAGGAAAGGGGCGTTATCTTGCCCCTGGAGGGAAGAAACAGACAGAAACAAAAATAATAGGAGGGTTACCCATCTGACGCTGGTCAGAGATTGCCAGGGAGGTGTACGATGTGTACGGACCCGGCGGCTTCGGCGTGAACTCAGTCGAACGCTGGCATGGGCTGTGTACGATGTACGAGGATAACCAAGGCCGGGCCTGCAGTTGTTCAACCCTAGAATGGTAGCCAGAAGGAGGCTTAAGGAATGGCGAAAGAATAAAATAACCAATTGATGCGATTCTTTTGCCACAATTTAGTGATTTTGGCAACTATTCAGCATAAGGCTATGGATACCCCTGGCGCGAAATTTTGTAGCCTTTTTCTGTCGGAACCCCTTCTCATTCCCCTTGTGCCGAAGGCATCGCTTTGCGAGAAGGGGAAGGTTGGCTTACAAAATTTCGGACCAGGAGTCAAATCATCATGATGCTGAATAGTTGCAATTTGGGATAAAATAGGCGCCCACCCGGATCTCTCAATTTGTCAAAGGAGGCAGAAAATTATTATTGCCTTGCCAACGTTTAACCCCAAAACGATTCACGTGATGAACAAAACATTACCAACCTTTGCCGGCGCCCTGTTCGCCGCGCTGTTATTTTTCACGATCCCTTTTAACGTACAAGCCCAGCGCCCCGGCGGCGTAGGCCTCGGCGTACAACTGGGCGACCCCAGCGGCCTGTCCCTCAACTTGCCTACCGGCGGCCGCGCCTCGGTCGACCTGCTGGCCGCCTGGGACCTCGACAACTTCTTTTTCATCAACGGCCACGCCCTGTTTATGCAGCCGCTGAACAGCGCGCCCCATTTCGGGGTCTTCTACGGCCCGGGGCTCTTCATCGGCGTACGCGACCGGGAAAACCGGCGCTGGGATTTTGACGGCCAGGTCTACGCCGGCGCCAGCGGCACCATCGGCCTCAATTATTTCATCGACCAGTTTGAAATATACCTCCGGGCAACCCTCCGCCTGCAGCTCATCGACAAGACCGACGGCAGCGCCGGAGGAGGGTTGGGGCTGCGGTATTACTTTTGAATTTGCCTGAAACCCCTGGACTTAGGGGCCGGAGAAAAATAAGTTCCCTATTTCAGGCGAGTTATTTTTTCGCCAGACAAGGCGGGAGGAAGGAGCATAGTGGTGCTAAGTGACTGACCGACCAACGCAGTATGGCGGAAAAAGAACCGCATCAAATGGGGAAGTTATTATTCTCCGGGCCCTTAGGACAATCTGACGTTGAAACCTCTCCCCTACCGTACTACAAAGCGCTCCTGCCCCAGCAACTGGCCATTGCCGCCGCTGAGGCGCAGTTGATAAACGCCCGCAGGCAGAGCACCGACGTCTAGCTGTCCCTGCTGTAGGCCAGGCAGGCCCTCCAGGCGCCATTGTTTCACCTGGCGCCCATCGACAGAAAAGGCCTGCATTTGCAGTTGGGGTTCTGTACGGGTTAAATTCAGCTGCCAGTTCAGAACGCCTGCTGTTAGGGTAGGATATGCCTTAAAGCCAGAATCCGGTGCGGTTTCGCCGGCACTGTTTGTCACCGCCGTATTTTCGAAGAAAGAGAAATGAACCTCATCCGCCCCCGGCTCGCTGTAGTAATAGCTGGCTGTAAAAAGATCCAGGTCGCCATCATCGTCGATATCAACGAGCGTAGGGACCGTCAGATAGGCCTCCTCCGGAAAGCTGATGCCAAATGGATTGACAAGGGGAGCGGCAAATTCAGGAGCTTCCGGAGAGCCGGTATTCTCGAAATACTCGATAACCGCCTCCAGGCCGGATATTGTGCCTCCGCCGGATATCAGGTCTATGTCCCCGTCCATATCCAGGTCGGCAAGGGCATGAATGATGACGTATAGATTGAAGTTGGACAACCCAAAAGGGCCATCCACCACCCCACTGAACTGCGGGTCAGTGGCGCTGCCGGTATTCTCCTGATATTGAAACGCTATCCTCTCCGTCTCGTAGTCGTAATTCGTGCCCAGCAGGTCAAAGTCGCCATCATTATCCAGGTCGGCGAAAACGGGAACCATCTGATAGTTAGAAGGCCGGAGGCCAAAGGGATTGGTCTGCTCAGGGGCAAAGGCCGGGCTCTCAGCCGTACCCTCATTTTCATAGAACATCAATGCGCCCAGGTATTCACCCCCATAACCATAGGTACCCGCAAAGAGGTCGAGGTCGCCATCATCGTCGATGTCTACAAAGTGCGAGGTAGTGAGAGAATTACTGGTGGCCAGGCCGAAGGGGTTGAATACAGGATTGCCGAAGGCAGGCGCCTGTGCCGTCCCCACATTTTCATAATACACGAAATTCGGCACGCTTTCTGAATACTGTATCGTCAGCAAATCCTGGTCGCCGTCATTATCCAGATCAGCAAAGGCCGTCAGGGGCAATCTGTCGAAGCTCAGCCCAAATGGATCGGCAACAGGAGCAGCAAATTGCTGGGCCTGTGCCGCGCCTCCCCCCAACCCCAACAGGAGCGCTGCGGACGCCAGGATACGCCGAAGGCGCTTCTGTGAAAAAACGGCGGACAAGCGCCGGTAAAAGGCCATTAGCTTGTCTGCCAGTTGTTGCTGCTGCTGCGCCGACAGCTTTTGAAACTCACCTTGCTCCAGCAGGCGCTGCACCTTTCCGGCCAACGCCACAAAGCGGCGGTAAGTGTTGGAAACAGGTAAAGGATGGTATTTCATACACTCAATTTTTAGAGATGAACGATTATTGTTTTGTTTTCGGATTAGCCCAATAGGTAGCTTCCGGGGTAGACAGGCCCAGCCGGTGCTGGGCTTCGTAAGGATTCAGGATATTGGGCCGCCGCAGGCCGGGCAGCGCCCGCACGTCGTAAATCTCGTCGACGGAAGCCTGGTAGCGGATGATGCCGCTCAGGGCGCCGGTGGGCAGGTGCACTACGGCGATGCCCGCCTGTTGTGCGCGGTGGGCGAAGGGCAGTTTGGCAAAAGTAGAAGAATTTTGCCGCAGGCGGGACAGCCCGATGAAAACGTAGTCTTCACATCGGCACAGGCCCCGCGCGAAACCGTCGAGCCGGCAAACGGTTTCTGCTTTTCCGTTATCGGTATCTACTTTCACCAGGTCGCCGGTGGCGGAAAGCAGTACGAAAAGGCCGCCGTCGTAGAGGCGGGGAGAATGCGGCATGGGCAACCCTCGGGCGATAATCTCGTTGGAGTGAATATCTATCAGCACACCGGTTTCAGTGATTTTTTCCCGCCAGCTCTGCCTGCTGTCGCCGGTATTAAAAGCAGTGGCAAACTTAGGGCGCCTCTCCGCCATAGCCATGCCGTTGAGGTGGCACCGGTCTTCGTGCACCAGCTTGCTGATGAAGGGCGGCTTCCAGGCTGGAGTGAAGCTGTAATTGTCATCGATTCGGCAGATGCAGGAAAAAGAGGTATTAACGGCGTAGAGGCCGTCGGCGCCCCATTCCAGATCGTGGATATCGACCTGCCCGGTATAGTAGGTAGCGCGGGGCATAAACAGCGCGTCGTAAGTCGCCGGCTTTTTCGGATAGTGCAGCGCCAGTTCCGGCGAATTGCTCAAGACGATCGCCTCATCGAGCGTAGCGATGGCCATTCTGGCGCCCTCCAGGGCAATACCCATGGGCTTGCGGAACGTGCGGGGCAGCTGAACAAGCCGTTCCCCATCGACTGAACTGAGCAAAACTACTTTGCCGGCCTGGTAAGTGCTCAGCGCCAGCGTGCATTTCAACTGCTGCAACAACTCGGGGATGTTGGGAGAATAGGTGCAGCTGAACGGCGCCGGGGCTGGCGTTTGGGGTTGTTTTTCACTCATGTCAGAGGGTTTAGCAAACCACCTATTGATACCATATAGGAATATTATTCGGCCAAATATTGAGAAAATTTATTTAAAAAACAAATCATCCAAATCTGGCAGAAGATAAATGGGCGCCATTTTGTGCAGCCGGGCTACCCCTCCAACCAAAACCGGAGTTGCTCCACAGGATGGAACAACTCCGGTTAATCAGGTTTTGATGAGCAGATTAAGGCTAACCCAGGCTACCGTTCTAATGTTGGACAGCCAGGTGGTGCTTCGTATACCGTACACAGCCACTAGCCAACGTTGGACCCGTACACCGTACACAACCCCGGCAGCTATTGTCCAACGCTAGTGCCTCGCGCATTAAGTAACGGGGTATAGAAAATGAGGCTATTTTGTTGCCAGACAACCTGCCTGCCAGCGAGCTGGCGAGCAGGCAGGGGCGTGAGGAGCGAGCATAGCGGGACTATATGAGCGACGAACAACGCAGTATGGCGGCAAAAGAGCCCATTTTATATCCTGTTATTTAGTGCGCGAGGCACTAGACGGGTAGCCCTAACCCGCCACCCCTTCCTGCACCTCTTTCCAGGTTTGGAAGAGCGCCTCCTGGCTGGGGCGATCCTCGGGCACTTCCCGCAGAGGGTCATGGCAAGGGCGAAGCGACTCGTGGCATTCCTTCGGCAGCCTCTGGTAGAGCTGCGTGCCCTGCGTTTTCCATTCGATCATCTCGTCGCTCACCTCTTTGACGATGCGGCCGGGGTTGCCCACGACCATGCTGCGCCGGGGAATGCGTTCATCAGCTTTTATGAAAGTGAGCGCGCCGATGATGCATTCGTCGCCGATGGAAACGTTGTCCATAATGACCGAATTCATGCCGACCAGGGCATTGCGGCCGATGGTGGCGCCGTGAATAACCGCCCCATGGCCGATATGAGCGCCCTTCTTCAGGCGCACCGTGACGCCCGGGAACATGTGGAGCGTGCAGTTTTCCTGCACATTGCAACCGTCTTCGATGATGATCTCCCCCCAGTCGCCGCGAATGGCTGCGCCGGGCCCGATGTAAACGTGAGCGCCAATGATGACATTGCCGGTGACGGTGGCCTGAGGGTGCACGAAAGCAGTTTCGTGAATAACGGGCTTGAAGCCCTTAAACTCGTAGATCATGAGAAAATGTGGTTTTACTGGTTAGAAATATTTGGTTTTATATTATATATTACGCCTCTATATTTAAAATGTTTCCTGGTGGCTTTCCGTTTTACAGCAATTCCTGCTTTGAGGGCATTCCGTTGATAAAACCTGCCTCTAAAGCACAAAAACACCAATTCCGCACTAAACTTTCGTGGGATTTCGTGGCTTTGTGTTTTCGTGGCAATACAAAGCGGGAATTGCTTCCCGTTTTTAAAAGTGCAAATATACATGGCCCAAAGGGGTTTGCAAATTTTACCTGCTGCCGTTACCGGTTCCTTAACACTATTGTTAAAATTCCGGATGCATGGCACAAAATTCAACATCCTAACGTATCTTTTGTATTGATAATGTGGCCCTGCTTCGATTTATTTACACCAACAACTTTAACTGCCTTTGGCGCAGCTCAACTGGACATACGTCAGCGATACCGGCAGGAAATTCAACGTCGGTATTTACCATGGCTCCAAAACGGGGCACCTCGTGGTTTATTGCAACCTCAGGGTGGTGATGATCGATTTCAACGTGCTGGATACCAAAACCTATCCCCTGTTCCTGGACGACGAGCTGTGTGAACTGACCATCGAAAAGAAAAACAACCAGTTTCGCTACGGTTTCGACATCAACCGCAAGGCCGACACCCCCCGGAACCGGCAGCGCAAAGTGGTGGAGAAGAAACACTGGCGGCAGACCCTGCTCTTCTTCGGGGCCATGGGCGTCATCGTGGCCCTGTTCGCGGCATTCTTCCTGCGCTTCGACGCCAAACAGAAGTCTGCCCAACGAGAGGAACTCCTGGCCGATTTCGGGCGGGAAACCATCGCCCACATAGACCGCCTCCAGCCGACGGAGGAGGGCACCCTCATCCGGTTTTCCTTCGTAGCCGATGGGAAAATACAGGTAGCGGAACTGCCTCACCCTTCCGATACGCCCATCATCCTGGCCTACGGCATGCCGCTGGAAGAAGCCGATGAGTTCCGGCTGCGCTTCGTCACCAACCGGCCGGGCATCTGGGACCTGCGGCTGGACAAACCTTCCGAGCAGCAGGTGGAAAGATACAGCCTCCTGGCCCAGGAGCGCCACGCCGAGCTTCACCCGGAGCTGTCCCGGCGCCACATCCAGTGCCTGGCCGGCCTGGCCTACGACATCAAAGGAGTGGGAGGCCTGGCCGACTTTTACTTCCAGGACGCCAGCCCGGAGCGCAACGCCGTGGCCAATGAGCTGACCTACAAACGGCTGGTGCGGGGAGTTCCGTTTCAGCAAAGGGCGGAGGGGGAGTGTTGGTAGGAGGATGGTTATATTGTTCCATTGTTATATTGTTCCTGGCGCGGAGGCAATCGAAAACCCCAAAACAATCTTATCTTTGCGCCCATGGAGCGACTCGCACAACACATCGAAAGCCTGATCTTTTCCACCGACCAGCCCGTGACCCTGCAGGAGATCAAGAGCTGCCTGGAGGAGGTGCTGGAAGCCAACTTCGCCGAAGAGGAACTGCTGGAGGCCATCGGGCAACTGAAGGAACGCTACGAGCAGGACGGCTACGCTTTCGCCATCAACGAGATTGCCGAAGGGTACCAGTTTCTGACCAAGCCCGCTTTCCACAACACCGTAGGCGCCTATCTGCGGCAGACCACCCGCAAGCGGCTCTCACGGGCAGCGCTGGAAACCTTGTCCATCATCGCCTACAAGCAGCCGGTGACCAAAACGGAGATGGAGCGCATCCGAGGGGTGAGCTGCGATTATTCCATCCAAAAACTATTGGAAAAAGAGCTTGTTGCTATTGTAGGGCGCGACGAAGGGCCGGGGCGCCCCCTGCTCTACGGCACCAGCGACAAATTTATGGATTACTTCGGCCTGAAAAGCCTGCGCGACCTGCCCAAACCCAAGGAATTCAAAGAGTCTGACTTCATGATCGGCGAACAGGCGCCTATCGAGGAGGATGTGCCGGAGGGGAGTGATGACCAGTTATCTGAAGAGGAGTGAGAATGGGTTGAGTTTTGTGAATTCCGGAGGCGAATAGATATGGGTTAATGGTTAAATGGCTCAATTGTTAAATTGCTGGACTTACAGCTTTGCCTCACCCGGCGGTTCAGCCACATGAAGATATTAGAAACAAGAAAAGATTATGAGCACCACCGACAAACCATTGGTCAACAAAATCGCTGCCAGCGGGCTGATTACCCTCAAGCTGGAAGAGTTTTTCCCCAAAGCAGAGATCGCCAAACTGGACCTCAAGGCCTATCTTTTTCGGGAACTGCTTCTAAAAGAAAAGGACTTCCGCGAAGCCATGGAAGCCCACGACTGGGAACAGTACGAGGGGAAAATCCTCCTGGTGTACTGCTCCACCGACGCTATCCTGCCTTTATGGGCCTTCATGCTGGTGGCTTCCTACGCCGCTCCCTACGCCGCCGATGTCTTCCAGGGCGAAGAAAAGGACTATTACCTGGCCTATTACACCAAAACCCTGGCGGCGCTGGATATCGAAAAATACCGGGACGAACGCATCATCATCAAAGGCTGCACCGACAACAAACCCATACCCGCCAACGCTTATCTGGAGTTGACGAAACGCCTGCGGCCGCTGGCCAAAAGCATCATGTACGGAGAGCCGTGTTCGACGGTGCCGATTTATAAGAAACCAAGGTAGGATTTTTGATTTCTGACGCATGATTTTTGATTTTTGATGTATGGCCTGCCGGGGCAACTCCCAGGGGCAAATCAAAAATTTTACCCGGCTCGGAGAGACGGGCGCACATCAAAAATCGAACATCACAAATTTTATCCGGACTTCGGCGTGAGATGAACTGTGTTAAAAAGCAAGAAAAAAGGCAAAAATTTACGCCGCTTTTTCATTTTTAAGATGGTACTCATTATCGAATTTCACCCCTGATTTGACCACCGCAAACATCTGCCGGAGCATCTTATTGCACACTGCTAGCATGGCCACTTTGTGGCATTTCCCTTTGCTTCTGAGGCGCTCATACAGCAGTTTGCAGGGCTGGTTGAAGCGCTTGGCTGACCGGGCGCCCATGTAGAGCAAGGCCCTCAAATTGGGGTCTCCCGTCTTGGAAATGCTGCCTCGTTTTTTAATGCTGGAGCCGGACTCGCACTGGGTGGAACACACGCCGACAAACTTGGCCAGCTGCTTGGGGTTGTCAAATTCCCGGAAGCCGTTGGTAGCCACCAACAGGCTCTGGGCGATGGCCGGGCCGACGCCAACTACGGAGGTGGCCAGAGCGTAGGCCTGGTCAAAACAATCCTCCGAAATGCTCAGGAGGCCCTTTTCAGTATCCTGGATTTGCCGCTTGCACAACGCTAAACTTTCCCTCAGAGACTCCTGGACATAAGGCAGGGGCTTGACGTGGAACTCGAGGGCGTGCAACTGGTTGGAAATAACTACCTGCTGTTTTTTGAGCTGCTTCAAATACACCCTCAATTGGGTGATTTCCAGCATCTTGTCGCTTGGTATACGATAGGATTTGGGCTTATTGAACTGCCCGTACAACGCCAGTGCGCAGGCATCTTTGGCGTCAGTTTTGGTCGTGGATAGCAGTACGCCCTTAATGAAACCGTTGCTCTGTTTAGGATTTAAAACAGAAACAGGAACCTGGTTTTCGCACAGCGCAAAGACAACTTTCATGGAGTAATTGCCGGTGGCTTCGAGCACGACATGAGGCTTGGGAAGCTCTTTAACCTTC
Coding sequences:
- a CDS encoding DUF2480 family protein — encoded protein: MSTTDKPLVNKIAASGLITLKLEEFFPKAEIAKLDLKAYLFRELLLKEKDFREAMEAHDWEQYEGKILLVYCSTDAILPLWAFMLVASYAAPYAADVFQGEEKDYYLAYYTKTLAALDIEKYRDERIIIKGCTDNKPIPANAYLELTKRLRPLAKSIMYGEPCSTVPIYKKPR
- a CDS encoding IS110 family transposase, coding for MDTLPKTFIGIDVSKDDLVTAFPLAPEQWEVDKFDNNDAGIAALLQKVKELPKPHVVLEATGNYSMKVVFALCENQVPVSVLNPKQSNGFIKGVLLSTTKTDAKDACALALYGQFNKPKSYRIPSDKMLEITQLRVYLKQLKKQQVVISNQLHALEFHVKPLPYVQESLRESLALCKRQIQDTEKGLLSISEDCFDQAYALATSVVGVGPAIAQSLLVATNGFREFDNPKQLAKFVGVCSTQCESGSSIKKRGSISKTGDPNLRALLYMGARSAKRFNQPCKLLYERLRSKGKCHKVAMLAVCNKMLRQMFAVVKSGVKFDNEYHLKNEKAA
- a CDS encoding TIGR03032 family protein, whose translation is MSEKQPQTPAPAPFSCTYSPNIPELLQQLKCTLALSTYQAGKVVLLSSVDGERLVQLPRTFRKPMGIALEGARMAIATLDEAIVLSNSPELALHYPKKPATYDALFMPRATYYTGQVDIHDLEWGADGLYAVNTSFSCICRIDDNYSFTPAWKPPFISKLVHEDRCHLNGMAMAERRPKFATAFNTGDSRQSWREKITETGVLIDIHSNEIIARGLPMPHSPRLYDGGLFVLLSATGDLVKVDTDNGKAETVCRLDGFARGLCRCEDYVFIGLSRLRQNSSTFAKLPFAHRAQQAGIAVVHLPTGALSGIIRYQASVDEIYDVRALPGLRRPNILNPYEAQHRLGLSTPEATYWANPKTKQ
- the scpB gene encoding SMC-Scp complex subunit ScpB — its product is MERLAQHIESLIFSTDQPVTLQEIKSCLEEVLEANFAEEELLEAIGQLKERYEQDGYAFAINEIAEGYQFLTKPAFHNTVGAYLRQTTRKRLSRAALETLSIIAYKQPVTKTEMERIRGVSCDYSIQKLLEKELVAIVGRDEGPGRPLLYGTSDKFMDYFGLKSLRDLPKPKEFKESDFMIGEQAPIEEDVPEGSDDQLSEEE
- a CDS encoding transferase hexapeptide repeat family protein, which gives rise to MIYEFKGFKPVIHETAFVHPQATVTGNVIIGAHVYIGPGAAIRGDWGEIIIEDGCNVQENCTLHMFPGVTVRLKKGAHIGHGAVIHGATIGRNALVGMNSVIMDNVSIGDECIIGALTFIKADERIPRRSMVVGNPGRIVKEVSDEMIEWKTQGTQLYQRLPKECHESLRPCHDPLREVPEDRPSQEALFQTWKEVQEGVAG